Proteins found in one Etheostoma spectabile isolate EspeVRDwgs_2016 chromosome 14, UIUC_Espe_1.0, whole genome shotgun sequence genomic segment:
- the fam8a1a gene encoding protein FAM8A1 has protein sequence MFAATSDNRRDAPESEAKQPQTTATTEYCAKLQQWMWQYYWGNGYEANWQSWLALSAFPFPLPCGIPPPGAVAQTPGTPASSSGGGQQAFDTLNRYNYPYPLSFHPSHPHPEGQTSATVTDARPAQQQNGNPPQAGREYTIPSPLQRFLAETVDFLILFCVKATIVLWIIHLSGMKDVATFITHFIVEEIDENTSMEDLQKMMAVALVYRVLVCLYETICIWGAGGATPGKFLLGLRVVACDTSTLVRPNRVLIVPASNVPLSASTVRALNKNFSIAFLFPVFITLLFFQHNRTVYDIVAGTIVVQRRGGR, from the exons ATGTTCGCGGCAACGAGTGACAACCGCCGTGACGCCCCTGAAAGCGAGGCGAAGCAGCCTCAGACCACTGCAACAACTGAATACTGCGCAAAGTTACAGCAGTGGATGTGGCAGTATTACTGGGGGAATGGATACGAAGCCAACTGGCAGAGCTGGCTGGCTCTGTCAGCATTTCCCTTCCCTCTTCCGTGCGGAATCCCTCCGCCTGGGGCCGTAGCTCAGACACCGGGTACACCTGCATCGTCCTCCGGCGGTGGGCAGCAGGCTTTTGACACGCTCAACCGGTACAATTACCCCTATCCTCTCAGTTTCCATCCATCCCACCCTCATCCAGAAGGGCAGACCTCAGCTACTGTTACTGATGCCCGGCCAGCCCAGCAGCAGAATGGGAATCCACCTCAGGCAG GACGGGAGTACACcatcccctctcctctccagaGGTTCCTAGCTGAGACAGTGGACTTCTTGATACTGTTTTGTGTGAAGGCCACCATCGTGCTGTGGATCATTCATCTGAGTGGTATGAA GGACGTTGCCACATTCATTACCCACTTCATTGTGGAGGAGATAGATGAGAACACGTCCATGGAGGACCTGCAGAAGATGATGGCTGTAGCTCTGGTCTACAGGGTGCTAGTTTGTCTCTATGAG ACCATCTGTATTTGGGGAGCTGGTGGTGCTACACCAGGGAAGTTCCTGCTCGGCCTGCGTGTGGTGGCGTGTGACACATCCACTCTGGTCCGACCCAACCGAGTCCTTATAGTCCCAGCTTCTAATGTTCCCCTTTCTGC CTCTACAGTGCGGGCTCTTAATAAGAACTTCTCCATTGCCTTCCTCTTTCCCGTCTTCATCACTCTGCTCTTCTTCCAGCACAACAGGACTGTGTATGACATTGTGGCAGGGACCATTGTTGTCCAGCGCAGAGGGGGCAGATAG